The following are encoded in a window of Kogia breviceps isolate mKogBre1 chromosome 12, mKogBre1 haplotype 1, whole genome shotgun sequence genomic DNA:
- the L3MBTL2 gene encoding lethal(3)malignant brain tumor-like protein 2 isoform X4 — protein sequence MEKPRGVEETSQPMEEEEEDDDLELFGGYDSFRSYNSSAGSESSSYLEESSEAENEDREAGELPTSPLHLLSPGTPRSLDGSGSEPAVCEMCGIVGTREAFFSKTKRFCSVSCSRSYSSNSKKASILARLQGKPPTKKAKVLHKAAWSAKIGAFLHSQGTGQLADGTPTGQDALVLGFDWGKFLKDHSYKAAPVSCFKHVPLYDQWEDVMKGMKVEVLNSDAVLPSRVYWIASVIQAAGYRVLLRYEGFENDASHDFWCNLGTVDVHPIGWCAINSKILVPPRTIHAKFTDWKGYLMKRLVGSRTLPVDFHIKMVESMKYPFRQGMRLEVVDKSQVSRTRMAVVDTVIGGRLRLLYEDGDSDDDFWCHMWSPLIHPVGWSRRVGHGIKLSERRSDMAHHPTFRKIYCDAVPYLFKKVRAVYTEGGWFEEGMKLEAIDPLNLGNICVATICKVLLDGYLMICVDGGPSTDGSDWFCYHASSHAIFPASFCQKNDIELTPPKGYEAHTFNWETYLEKTKAKAAPSRLFNMDCPNHGFKVGMKLEAVDLMEPRLICVATVKRVVHRLLSIHFDGWDSEYDQWVDCESPDIYPVGWCELTGYQLQPPVATEPTTPLKAKEATKKKKKQFGKKRKRIPPTKTRPLRQGSKKPLLEDGLQAAEKISSEPVPDEIITVRVKEEHLDVATPDKAPSPELPVPIENIKQETDD from the exons ATGGAGAAGCCCCGGGGCGTCGAG GAGACTTCACAGCcaatggaggaggaagaggaagatgatgATTTGGAGCTCTTTGGTGGCTACGACAGTTTCCGGAGTTATAACAGCAGTGCAGGCAGTGAGAGCAGCTCCTATCTCGAGGAGTCAAGTGAAGCAGAAAATGAGGATCGGGAAGCGGGGGAGCTGCCCACCTCCCCCTTGCATTTGCTTAGCCCTGGGACCCCCCGCTCCTTGGATGGCAGTGGTTCTGAGCCAG CTGTCTGTGAGATGTGTGGTATCGTGGGTACGAGGGAAGCCTTCTTCTCCAAGACCAAGAGATTCTGCAGCGTCTCCTGTTCTAGGAGCTACTCCTCCAACTCCAAGAAAGCCAGTATCTTGGCTAGATTACAG ggAAAACCACCTACCAAGAAGGCCAAAGTCCTGCACAAAGCTGCCTGGTCTGCCAAAATTGGAGCCTTCCTCCATTCCCAAGGGACAGGACAACTGGCAGATGGGACGCCAACAGGGCAGGACG CGCTGGTCTTGGGTTTCGACTGGGGGAAGTTCCTGAAGGATCACAGTTACAAGGCTGCTCCTGTCAGCTGCTTTAAACAC GTCCCACTCTATGACCAGTGGGAGGACGTGATGAAGGGGATGAAGGTGGAGGTGCTCAACAGCGACGCTGTGCTCCCCAGCCGCGTGTACTGGATCGCCTCGGTCATCCAGGCGGCAG gGTACCGGGTGCTGCTCCGGTATGAAGGCTTTGAAAATGATGCCAGCCATGACTTCTGGTGCAACCTGGGGACTGTGGATGTCCACCCCATCGGCTGGTGTGCCATCAACAGCAAGATCCTGGTGCCCCCGCGGA CCATCCATGCCAAGTTCACCGATTGGAAGGGCTACCTCATGAAACGGTTGGTGGGCTCCAGGACGCTTCCCGTGGATTTCCATATCAAG ATGGTGGAGAGCATGAAGTACCCCTTTCGGCAGGGCATGCGGCTGGAGGTGGTGGACAAGTCCCAGGTGTCTCGGACCCGCATGGCCGTGGTGGACACGGTCATCGGGGGTCGCCTACGGCTCCTCTACGAGGATGGTGACAGCGATGATGACTTCTGGTGCCACATGTGGAGCCCCCTGATCCACCCAGTGGGGTGGTCAAGGCGTGTTGGCCATGGCATCAAGCTGTCAG AGAGGCGCAGCGACATGGCCCATCACCCCACTTTCCGGAAGATCTACTGCGACGCTGTCCCCTACCTGTTCAAGAAG GTTCGAGCCGTCTACACGGAAGGCGGTTGGTTTGAGGAGGGGATGAAACTGGAAGCCATTGACCCCCTGAATCTGGGCAACATCTGCGTGGCAACCATCTGCAAG GTCCTCCTGGATGGCTACCTGATGATCTGTGTGGACGGGGGGCCCTCCACAGATGGCTCAGACTGGTTCTGTTACCACGCCTCTTCCCACGCCATCTTCCCAGCCTCCTTCTGCCAGAAGAACGACATTGAGCTCACACCCCCAAAAG GGTATGAGGCTCACACTTTCAACTGGGAGACCTACTTGGAGAAGACCAAGGCGAAAGCGGCTCCATCCAGACTCTTTAACATG GACTGCCCCAACCATGGTTTCAAGGTGGGCATGAAGCTGGAGGCCGTGGACCTCATGGAGCCCCGGCTCATCTGTGTGGCCACCGTGAAGCGGGTGGTGCATCGTCTCCTCAGCATCCACTTCGACGGCTGGGACAGCGAGTACGACCAGTGGGTGGACTGTGAGTCCCCGGACATCTACCCCGTCGGCTGGTGCGAGCTCACCGGCTACCAGCTCCAGCCGCCCGTGGCCACAG AGCCCACCACGCCTCTGAAAGCCAAAGAGGccacaaagaagaagaagaaacagttTGGGAAGAAAA gaaaaagaataccACCAACCAAGACCCGGCCCCTCAGACAGGGGTCCAAGAAGCCCCTGCTGGAGGACGGCCTGCAGGCGGCAGAGAAGATCTCGTCGGAGCCCGTTCCTGATGAGA tCATTACCGTGCGTGTAAAGGAAGAGCATCTCGACGTGGCCACGCCTGACAAGGCCCCGAGTCCAGAGCTGCCCGTTCCCATCGAGAACATCAAACAGGAGACAGACGACTGA